The following coding sequences lie in one Bacteroidota bacterium genomic window:
- the rpoN gene encoding RNA polymerase factor sigma-54, translating to MLNQRLQQKLLQKLSPQQILLMKLLQIPTTALEQRIKQEIEENPALEMEEDSDNFEQEDDLNYDDNDQDGDDYDGDDDEEYDSRDDEFTFDDYLEDDDIPDYRTSVNNNSPDEKAVDIPFASGISFQEMLIEQLGYRKLDEQKHKIGLYIIGNLDDAGYLARPVDAIVDDLLFTQNIKTSRKEVLEVLQVIQEFDPPGVGARNLQECLLIQLRRLAAEDPETDYRLPILIIDRFFEEFTKKHYEKILKRGNISEEQLKEALNIILKLNPKPGDSITDSHNVGHYVIPDFIITNNDGELELSLTSRNTPELRVSRNYMEMLQMFSESKKSRSEKEALMFVKQKIDAARWFIDAINQRQNTLYNTMKAIMEYQREYFLTGDETRLRPMILKDIAEMVNLDISTVSRVANSKYVQTPFGTFLLKSFFSESMQTDDGEEVSTREIKKILSDCIAAESKDKPLTDEQLTKILNDKGYNIARRTVAKYREQLGIPVARLRKEL from the coding sequence ATGCTTAATCAGAGACTACAACAAAAGCTGCTGCAAAAGCTTTCGCCCCAGCAAATCCTGCTGATGAAGCTGTTGCAGATTCCCACTACCGCGCTGGAACAACGCATCAAACAGGAAATTGAAGAAAATCCTGCCCTCGAAATGGAGGAGGACAGCGACAATTTTGAACAGGAAGATGATCTTAACTACGACGACAACGACCAGGACGGCGATGATTACGATGGGGACGATGATGAGGAATACGACAGCCGGGATGACGAATTCACCTTCGACGACTACCTGGAAGACGATGACATTCCTGATTACCGGACTTCGGTGAACAACAACAGCCCCGACGAAAAGGCGGTTGATATCCCCTTTGCCAGTGGCATAAGTTTCCAGGAAATGCTCATTGAGCAGCTGGGCTACCGCAAGCTCGATGAACAAAAACACAAAATTGGACTCTATATCATTGGAAATCTGGATGATGCAGGTTATCTTGCCAGACCGGTAGATGCCATTGTTGACGACCTGCTGTTCACACAAAACATCAAAACCTCGCGCAAGGAAGTGCTCGAGGTGCTTCAGGTGATACAGGAATTTGATCCGCCCGGAGTAGGCGCCCGCAACCTGCAGGAGTGTCTGCTCATTCAGCTGCGCCGCCTAGCTGCCGAAGACCCCGAAACTGATTATCGCCTCCCGATCCTCATCATCGACAGGTTTTTTGAGGAGTTTACCAAGAAACACTACGAAAAAATCCTCAAACGCGGCAACATAAGCGAGGAACAACTCAAAGAAGCACTGAACATCATACTGAAGCTCAACCCCAAGCCCGGCGACTCCATCACCGATTCGCATAATGTCGGGCATTATGTGATCCCCGACTTTATCATCACCAACAACGATGGGGAGCTTGAGCTCAGCCTGACAAGCCGGAATACCCCGGAGCTGCGTGTTTCGCGAAACTATATGGAAATGCTTCAGATGTTCAGCGAAAGCAAAAAGAGCCGCTCCGAAAAAGAGGCATTGATGTTTGTGAAGCAAAAAATTGATGCTGCCAGGTGGTTTATCGATGCCATCAACCAAAGACAAAATACCCTCTACAACACCATGAAAGCCATCATGGAATACCAGCGGGAATATTTTCTCACGGGCGACGAAACCAGGCTCAGGCCAATGATCCTCAAGGATATAGCCGAAATGGTCAACCTCGACATCTCGACCGTTTCGCGCGTGGCCAACAGCAAATACGTACAAACACCATTTGGCACATTCCTGCTTAAGAGTTTCTTCAGCGAATCGATGCAAACCGACGACGGGGAGGAAGTTTCGACACGGGAGATCAAAAAAATCCTGAGCGACTGCATTGCCGCCGAATCAAAAGATAAACCCCTGACCGACGAACAGCTCACCAAAATACTCAACGACAAAGGCTACAACATTGCAAGGCGCACCGTGGCCAAGTATCGCGAGCAACTGGGCATACCGGTAGCCAGATTACGCAAAGAGCTCTGA
- a CDS encoding bifunctional 3-deoxy-7-phosphoheptulonate synthase/chorismate mutase type II yields the protein MTPEPQLLTHNDWWPATGRPLIISGPCSAETAPQVLATARALAATGKVDVFRAGVWKPRTRPGGFEGKGEAALPWLSEVKAETGLRITVEVANPTHIEQALRHGVDMLWIGARTVVNPFSVEELAQALQGVDVPVLVKNPLTPDLKLWMGALERINKAGITKLAAIHRGFHYFQKSPYRNAPMWEIPIELKRLVPHLPLITDISHICGRRDILAEVAQKAIDLETNGLMIESHIDPDHAKTDAAQQITPDELNALLSNLVLRTPTGTPVFEYLLETLRTEIDKIDGELLQLLARRMEVVDEIGRYKLENNITILQLKRWKHIIDDRLSIGTHLGLDQKFLLQLLELVHDASIQRQQQIFESEGKELPPAKN from the coding sequence ATGACGCCCGAACCGCAACTGCTGACGCACAACGACTGGTGGCCTGCTACCGGCCGGCCGCTGATCATCTCAGGGCCTTGCAGTGCCGAAACAGCGCCACAGGTGCTCGCTACTGCCCGTGCGCTGGCAGCCACGGGCAAGGTAGATGTGTTCCGGGCCGGTGTCTGGAAACCACGCACCCGCCCCGGTGGGTTCGAGGGTAAAGGCGAAGCCGCCCTGCCCTGGCTCAGCGAGGTCAAAGCCGAAACAGGTTTGCGCATCACTGTCGAGGTAGCCAACCCGACGCACATCGAACAAGCTTTACGCCACGGCGTAGATATGTTGTGGATTGGCGCACGCACTGTGGTAAATCCGTTTTCAGTCGAAGAACTTGCACAAGCCCTTCAGGGCGTTGATGTGCCGGTGCTGGTAAAAAATCCGCTTACCCCCGACCTCAAGCTTTGGATGGGTGCCCTGGAACGCATCAACAAAGCCGGCATCACCAAACTTGCAGCCATCCACAGGGGATTTCACTATTTCCAGAAGTCACCCTACCGGAATGCCCCCATGTGGGAAATCCCCATCGAGCTCAAACGCCTTGTTCCGCATCTCCCGCTGATCACCGACATCAGTCACATTTGCGGACGCCGCGACATCCTGGCCGAAGTGGCCCAAAAAGCTATCGACCTCGAAACCAACGGCCTGATGATCGAAAGCCATATTGACCCCGACCATGCCAAAACGGATGCTGCACAACAAATTACCCCCGACGAACTGAACGCGTTGCTTTCGAACCTAGTGCTGCGCACTCCCACCGGCACACCAGTTTTTGAATACCTGCTCGAAACCCTGCGCACCGAAATTGATAAAATTGACGGCGAGCTGCTGCAGCTTCTGGCCCGGAGAATGGAAGTGGTGGACGAAATAGGCCGATATAAGCTCGAAAACAACATCACCATCCTCCAGCTCAAACGCTGGAAACACATCATCGACGACCGGCTCTCCATTGGCACACATCTGGGGCTCGACCAGAAATTTCTGCTGCAACTGCTTGAACTGGTGCACGATGCCTCCATTCAGCGTCAGCAGCAAATCTTCGAGAGTGAAGGCAAGGAACTGCCTCCGGCAAAAAACTAA
- the asnS gene encoding asparagine--tRNA ligase, with protein MKRTEIKDALLSEDLDKEIRVMGWVRTRRTSKNVSFIALNDGSVMHDLQLVVDLEKIPEEHLALMHTGASVAATGRLVPSIGSGQRVELAVAQIELLGEANPDEYPLQPKKHSLEFLREKAHLRFRTRTFSAITRLRHAMIFAIHKFFNDRGFYNIHSPIITASDAEGAGEMFQVTTLKLENLPKTEQGEIDYRQDFFGRKANLTVSGQLEAELAALAMSKVYTFGPTFRAENSNTSRHLAEFWMIEPEVAFYDIHDNMDLAEEMLKYLINYALDHCADELQFLSKRQQEEEKNKKPDEKSMELIEKLRFVLAHPFERITYTEAIEILRNSNYNKKGKFAYPINHWGADLQSEHERYLVEKHFKKPVILTDYPREIKAFYMKQNDDGKTVRAMDVLFPGIGEIIGGSQREEVYEKLLRRMHEMHIPVETMWWYLETRKFGTVPHAGFGLGFERLMLFVSGMSNIRDVIPFPRTPLNCEF; from the coding sequence GTGAAACGTACAGAAATCAAGGATGCCTTGCTGAGCGAGGATCTGGACAAAGAGATCCGGGTGATGGGATGGGTGCGTACCCGACGCACGAGCAAGAATGTATCGTTCATTGCCTTGAACGATGGTTCGGTGATGCACGACCTGCAATTAGTTGTTGATCTGGAGAAAATCCCGGAGGAGCATCTGGCTTTGATGCACACTGGCGCCTCGGTGGCTGCCACCGGCAGGCTGGTGCCTTCTATTGGCAGCGGGCAACGCGTGGAGCTTGCCGTAGCGCAGATCGAACTGTTGGGCGAGGCCAATCCGGACGAGTATCCTTTGCAACCCAAGAAGCACTCACTGGAGTTTTTACGCGAAAAGGCCCACCTGCGTTTCCGCACGCGCACTTTCAGTGCAATTACGCGCCTGAGGCATGCCATGATCTTTGCCATCCATAAGTTTTTCAACGACAGGGGGTTCTACAATATTCATTCGCCCATCATCACCGCATCCGATGCCGAGGGCGCAGGAGAGATGTTCCAGGTAACCACACTGAAACTCGAAAACCTGCCTAAAACCGAGCAAGGTGAGATAGATTACCGTCAGGACTTTTTCGGCCGGAAGGCTAACCTTACGGTTTCGGGTCAGCTTGAGGCTGAGCTGGCTGCCCTGGCCATGAGCAAGGTGTACACTTTTGGTCCCACCTTCAGGGCCGAGAACTCCAATACCAGCCGGCATCTGGCCGAGTTCTGGATGATCGAACCCGAGGTGGCTTTCTACGACATCCACGACAATATGGACCTGGCGGAAGAAATGCTCAAGTATCTCATCAATTATGCCCTGGACCACTGTGCTGATGAACTGCAGTTTTTGAGCAAACGCCAGCAGGAAGAGGAAAAGAATAAAAAGCCCGACGAAAAGTCGATGGAACTTATTGAAAAACTGCGGTTTGTGCTGGCTCATCCCTTTGAGCGCATTACCTACACCGAAGCCATCGAAATTCTGCGCAACAGCAACTACAACAAAAAGGGCAAATTCGCCTATCCCATCAACCACTGGGGTGCCGACCTGCAATCGGAGCATGAGCGGTACCTTGTGGAGAAACACTTCAAAAAGCCCGTCATTCTTACCGACTATCCGCGCGAGATCAAAGCCTTCTATATGAAGCAGAACGACGACGGCAAAACAGTACGTGCCATGGATGTGCTCTTCCCCGGTATTGGCGAAATCATTGGCGGATCGCAGCGTGAGGAAGTGTATGAAAAGCTGCTCAGGCGGATGCACGAAATGCATATCCCTGTCGAAACCATGTGGTGGTATCTGGAAACCCGTAAATTCGGAACTGTGCCACATGCAGGCTTTGGCCTTGGTTTTGAGCGTCTTATGCTTTTTGTGAGCGGTATGAGCAACATTCGCGACGTCATTCCTTTCCCGCGAACCCCGCTCAATTGTGAGTTTTAG